The following is a genomic window from Malus sylvestris chromosome 7, drMalSylv7.2, whole genome shotgun sequence.
CTTGAAATTTTGTGTTAATTGAAAATCGCAAACTATTGGTGTTCATTTTTGTTAGCTTCTCATATTTTTTTCGCATATGATGAGATAATACTCGGATTCCCCTTCACGACATCATGGATGATGTGAACTCGAGTTTCTGATGCGTACTTTGTTCTGTATCACACTCTGCATTTCTTTTGCTCCATAAATTTTGTTAGTATTTGTTTATGCTTTTTCGTTCTTGCAAGTTCAAACATCTTTTGTTGTACTCGTtctgattttttgttttcataaaacttacatagtttggtttttttccttcttttgtctGTTGTGTGGTTTTTCGTGATTGTATTTTTAGAAGTTTTATCCTTTGCAATATATTGAGCATGTGACGAACAACTCGGAGAATTATGGGTGATGCAAAGACCGAGTTTCTGATGCTCCTACACTTCaatatttgattttgtagttttagtattttatttttcctaaTGATTTCACCTCACGTCACCTCGCCAGCCCTTTCTCCCCTACTCTTTCATTATCTGGCGTTGCTGGTACCCTTAACACCAGTGTTTCTGACGGTGTTGGTGTATTTGACAGAAGTCCTTGAAGGCATGGCCGTACTTAGCCTTCAAATGTTAGTTGCTTCTGAATTATGTTCACTCGGTCTAATTATATAATGCAGGCTAGGATTGTTGCATTGAATGCATCATATTTTCTGAAAGCTGGAGGCCACTTCGTTATCTCAATCAAGGTTTGTTTCTCGAATTTTGCTAGACCGTATAAAACATGAGGAACCTTTTGCTTGGGAAATACCTTTCACTTCGGTTGGAAATTTTCCTTTTGCCGCAAGCTTCTTTGTTTTATGAATAAAATCTTGTTTTCAGGCCAATTGCATTGATTCAACATCACCCGCGGAAGCAGTGTTCCAATCAGAGGTCAAGAAGCTTCAGGAAGAGCAGTTCAAGCCTGCGGAACAAGTCACTCTTGAACCTTTTGAGCGCGACCATGCTTGCGTGGTTGGTGGCTATCGTATGCCAAAGAAGTCGAAAGCTGGCAACGCCTAGACATTGTCCGGCTTCCCGTCCATGATCTGCTTTTATTGGGGAGGAGAAAAAGAACATTCAGTTTACAAAGTTTAAGAATGTAAACGTGACTCTGTCCTTTGTATATTTTCTGGTTGCTGGTTAGATTTGTCTTTCGATGTAGTAGTTCTGAACAGTTCAAACGTTGTAGAACGTTGTAGacatatatgtttttttatataatcGTTTTATTTCGTACCTGTGTAAGTAGGCGGATAGAAATTATTTCTATCCGCCGCCACCTAATGTTGCTTTGAGTGTATCTCAAAGCAAAGATTGCAACTGCAGGATTTTGCGCCATCGACACTTCGGTTGTTGCTCCGGCTGCATGCTTGTAAAGATACGGGCTACGCTTTCTCATCCTCCTCCTTGATGAACAAGCTCTTTACAAAAAGATTTTGGATGAAGAACAAACTCTTCAAAACCAAATTGATATTAACAGATAAAAGACAAACcaaattatatatttgaaattCAACAGACTATCTTCATTTTGTGCGAATTCAAAAGACAAACCTACTCTAACAAAgccgaaaaacaaaaataacagaCAAAAACAAATTCATGTAAAAGTAAATTGAACTGAACCTATTTTAATCCTAACTCATTATTTCACTCTCCTGCACACTTAGCTTAAGGTGGTTACATTTTGATATTCGTAAGTCGAcagccttttatttttgtttgataaAAGTGAAGAGTGGTAGAATGTGAAACCTACACTCACAATcacaagggaaaaaaaaaaggaaaaaaaaaatgataagataaggaaataaaataacaagaaaaagaaatgtcAGAAGTGGGATTTGAACCCACGCCCTCGTTAGAGGACCAGAACTTGAGTCTGGCGCCTTAGACCACTCGGCCATCCTGACCATCTTGATAATTGGACTAaacaaaatttatttaattaagttCTGTTTTTCTTTCAATCGAAAGAATTTTTAGACTAGCACAACTAAAATAAACCACAACATAACAAGTAAATAAccgtagaaaaaaaaaaaaaaccacctcCGTATTTTTAAATAAGAGAAGAGTAAAAAAAATAGTGTGACTAAAATCAATCAGAACGAAACAAGTGATAATCGGAAGATTATTTTCTTCCAATTAAGCTCTTTCTTTTGGTCGAATTCTTCCAAGTAAGTTTTCGAAATGCTTTTTGTGCAAGTGTTTTGTTCcttttaatttacttattttattGACCATATGTTCATAGAAGTCCTTTTCATGTAAGTCTTTTTCATTTATGGTCAGATTGGTTTTCGCAGTTGGGTTTATAGACTGAGAACCAATAAAACATTTCTCTAATTGTCTTTTGGATTTTTCAGTAGGGTAATGTGTCCGTCGCTTTTTCCTCGTGTTCAAAATTGAAACCCTCTTCTTGTTTCAGAGCAGCTCAATACATCGCATTGTCAAAACAAGCTCTCAATTTCTTTAACTAGGCACTCGAAATACTTTCTTGTGAAAGTAACGTTCAGAACAACTTTTGTTTACCTCAATTTTGATACATTATTGACGACGGAAAGATAGAAAAACAgaacttttaaaattttatgggAATTCAGATTAACCACTTGAACATTCAATTGATaggttaaaaaaatgaaaaatctgtACCGATGGCAGGTAGTTTCCTGGCTAGAAAGTTTGAAAATTCTAACGCAAAAAATTACAACTAAGCAGAGAGCTTAATTAGGAGATTTTATGCACTCGGTAGAAAACATGATTTCATACGCTAACAGCAGCTATCTCCTCGTCGCCGTAGTCTTGCCCAGCCCACTTCTTCATCCGGTCCGTTGTTTGTTCAACCTGCCACGAAAAGTTACGATTTAGCATAAGCGTTTGTGCAAGAAGTGTTGTTATTAGAAACACGTCAAACTTTGTATTAAGAATTCAGGTGCTTTTCTAAAAAAACACTTCTACAATCCAGAAGTGTTAGGGAAGCGCTTTTAAACCCTTACGAAAGCAGTCTCAAAACAAGCACTTGATAGAGAATTTAACTTACCTCCTTGTTCCAGTTGGTTCTGTAAAGTACAATCATAAGCAGCAAGGTTTGAAGAGCAGTCCCGCATATCATGCCTCCCCAAATTCCCTACAATGGTGAAGAAATTTTGGGACTATGATTGTCGAAGACATTCGAGGAAAGAAAAAAACCGAGCTAGCCAGGCATCGAATCATTTAGTAGTGGAACTGAAACCAAAATGATTTACCTTCACTCCCCATTTTGCTACATAGCCAAGAAGGATACCGAGCGGGAGCCCGATAATGTAGTAACAACCCAAGTTTACATAAGCCACCAGTCCCTGCCATCCGCCTCCGATAGCAACACCTGAAGCATGAATGAACCCAGAACAAAAAGTTACAAGGGGACGGGGTCAGAGATGGAGTGGAAGTTACGTGGTTATCAAACGAGTCCTAAGTAACTCGATTGTTACCTGAAATAACTGGTTGGACGCTATTGAGAAGCATAGTCACTCCGAGAAGAATTGCTAGATTGGAAACTGAATGTTGCAATTCCTCGTTGTTTGTGTACAGGACAGAAAAGTAGTCTTTGGTTATCAAGATCACGACCATGCAAACGATTCCGATGAGCAGAGACTGACCAACCGTCACGTAGACTGAATATTTAGCTGCTCTTGGACGTGCCAATCCAAGTTCGTTGGAGACCCGAACACTGAAAACGCGTGAGACACAAATTAAAATCAGGTCTAGAACATCTTTAACTAATGCCTCAAATTGTTTCTTGCGTTACAAGATTGCACATATGAATCTTGGGCACTTACCTTATAGCAGCATTGATTCCAATGAACAGCATTGCTTCCAAACCGTTGAAATTTAAGCTGAAACATCAATTGGTCGAGTAAACAAACTGAGTAAAGTATCGGAATTCGAGTACAGAAACGAACGAAAATCACTGTAAGAAAAAATGAGGGGGAGTTATGGCCTTACCAAATAGCGAGCGAGTCAATAGAAAGTACGGCATTACTAAGGTGGCCTGTAGCAAGGATAAGAGTCATCATATACCAAATCTCCAGGCAAAGCATCACGGCGGACTCAAGTGAAAGCCGGACAAACGCCCATATGTCTTTGAACGCCAACCACGAAAACCCTGTCCACCCTTCCTTGCACCATTTcattatgtaaatattttgagcAATCACAATTACCCAACCTGTGATGCCAAATGCAATGCCTGCACCATATATACCCCAATCGAACACGTAAATGAAGAGAGAAAGCATTCCAATTTGTACAAGAAGCGAGATAAATCCAATCCACGCAAGCACGAGAACTTTGCTTTGAGCCTGAAGGAACTTCTGGGCAGGGAAGTTGAAGGCAAGGGAGAACAACTGCGGTATGCAATATATGGTGAATGTTCCAGCAAGATTAGCCACGTCATCATCCTGCCCGAGAAGCTTCAAAATCGGGGCGGAGAAGATATAGATTGGCGTGAGGATAACACAGCTGGTGAACAGAATGATCCATGATCTTTGCATGTAAACGCCGAGCATGTTAACGTGTCCGGCTCCGAAAGCTTGGCCACAAAGCGTCTCTAACGCACTCCCCATGCCAAGCTACAAATTTTTGTACATAATATGCATTAGCTCCTTTAGTTGAATTTAATCATGCTGTgtgaacatattttcattttgcAATTACATTTGATGGATGACGAAGCTTTTTATCAGAGTACTGATTTTTACACCCTCGTTTTCTCGTTTTGCACttctgtttttgtttgtgtCTCTCGAGCAGtaataataatagtaaaaaaCAAAAGTGGGCTTTTACCATTTTGTGCAAATTCATTTTGGGCTAACTACATTTACACACTTAAAGTTTGAAATGGTTTTCAAATGGACTATTATGaggtttcaattttttgaaaTGGTATCCCAaagttttgtcattttattaagagtaaattgtacaaatggtccctcaactttaatcaaattggagcaatggtcccttaactaaaaattcattacctttggtccctcaacttatcaaaacgtgcatctatggtccctcaactaaaaatccattaccattggtccctgaactttaattcaagtggagaaatggtcctttaattttaacccaattgtagcaatggtcattccaatataacttgttttgacaaattttttgacatagttgacgaaaagaaccataattatacactttgatgagttaagggatcctaattatataaatggtcattccaacatagcttattttgacaaaattttgacaaaattgatgaaaaggactatagctacatattttgataagttgagggaccaatggtaatggatttttagttgagggaccattgctccaatttgattaaagttgagggaccatttgtacaatttactcttttattaatttacatattttgtCTATTTAAATCAATGTGGGAAAGGACGTAATTTTGACTTTTTacctctttcttttcttgtttgaGGGAAATGAACAAGATTAAccctttaattaaattaaaatagtaaataataatttaattagatTTTATAATTATTTAGATATAAGccattgaattagatttttttaaagaaactgATTTATCCAGTTCTGTGTCATATATCTTCCTCTCGATCTCAATATCACGCACACAATTTTCATCTTTTCCTAGATTTTCTCAAGTATGAAACAAAGTATGAAATATCCAAATTTAAACAAGAAACACtgataaaatatatatagatatttggtaaaaaaataaaaaatatatatagatatatctgAATAACTTTGAGCAGTGGTACCTAACActtagaaaagaagaaaagcaatgcagaagaatataaaagaaacaaagtatgaaatATCCAAATTTAAACAAGATACACCgataaaatatatatagatatttggtaatatatatatatatatatatctatatatatatatatatatatattaaataacttTGAGCAGTGGTACCTAACActtaagaaaagaagaaaagcaatgCAGAAGAATATAAAAGCAAAAAATACAAagtaaaattaaacacaaaaaacCGCAAAGTTAGAAATCTGAATCAGAAACACTACAAATATAaatgtgaatatatatatatatatatatatatatatatatataatttttgaaTAAAGATCTATACTTTAAGCAAGTGTTTAAAATATCCATGAAATTGTGAAAAATTAAGGATCTAAGTTCACTTATATTAGAAGGATATAGGAAAAACAATGAGTATTTACCAATATTTACCGATTCATCACaaaaaatttgcaaactttTGAGTTTTTATAAGAAATTTCTCTCTAATTTCGACTAAATTTAAATGAGTTGATACACTCATCTCATtatatattttcataatttcCTTCGAATGCAACTAATATTAATATGTATCCAACGATATTTCTGAAATTTACGTATTGATATTTTCACTCATATTTTAAACCATGCTTTAAACACATAAAAAGACGCGACTTCCATGTTTTGAAATGCGAAACAATGAATGCAGACGCGAGTTAGTCTGATTCCGTATCGGAATCCTACGTCTGAATTTGAATGTCCCTTCCCGTaaattaaatcatttaaaatcgaATACCGCATTTTAAAACTaatgaaatgtaaatgaaaGCTGAAAATTATGAAAGGAAATTACCATGAAGCCGAATGAGAAGGTGCAGATgacggagagagagatggaaacGGCGGAGAGCTGGAGGTTTCCGAGATGGCCGACAAACATGGTGGTAGCTGTGTTGTTGCCAAAGTTGCAGATGATAGTGAAGGCGATGGGCCCAGCAATTTTCCACAGCTTCTTGGTTTCATTCCACGCCACCGACCGGGCATCCCTGAAGTTCCTCACCGGCTCGTAGTCATGGAACTCGCCGCCGTTCACTGCGTGAAGCAGTGGCACTGGCGTCACCATTTGAGTCTGTAGTTGTTGCAGGGACACGTGTACGGACCCGACGAAACTGGAGGTCGCTGCCTACCGGAGAAGATGGTGGCTTTGGgtgtttggtttggtttagGTTTGGTAGTGGAAAATGGAAATGCAAAGTGTTGGGGTTTCTGCGTTACTTATATTGCTTTGCTGCATGCTCTTCATATtgctttgcttttacttttcaaAACAAACTTCCTTTGTGACAAAGAGTTCAAGGAGACTTGAAGAGTCTCATTCTCAGAGAATCTCGTTGGAATTTCACTTCTTGTTATCTTTACAAAATTACAAGTATGATATTTGGATTATTGTCAACAAATTGATAAATAACCACCAGATAAGGATACATACAATTATCCAGtaactaaaaaataaatttagaattGAAATTATATTAACTAAAAATGATATGTaacttaaataaattgaaaaataacaACGTGTCAAGTGTGcggcaaaaaataattaagaaaattatagaggtgacacgtggatttttgtgtgaaaataacaaaattacccttgagacACACTGGGATTTCCATGtgcatgcaacggacaataatgactcaatcaaggaagagtcaaaggtgatgaaaatgatatttattcaaatcacTTTCATcattcctcatcaaatccttattcaaaatgtaactctcaaattttctatttaaattaggattaattgcaagatattattcaCATAATATCTGGCAATTATTCACCTAATTAGAccatatatggccggccactattctccaaatagggccggccactctTCGATAAATAGCCTTATTATCCCTCTAAAAAGCTGAGTCATTTACTACCCATAAACTCTTAAacacatttttttcaaaattctaaatttgagcattggagattcttcggccaaagccccctatTCATCGTGGGATCGTGGgatcgtgggcgtgtgaggcttttggccttaatcttaaaTAGTATTATTTTGCAAGTACATTTTTGTCAAATGAGAAGGACGGCGAAAATTTACATCTACATCAAGCacataaaaaatgaattttttcgGCGTAAAATTCAAGTTGAGAAATCCATTCATGCAACATTTCCTCATAAAATAAAGAggaaatttaatcaaattaattagCTACCTAATGCTTGGTCAAGTCTCCTTATCATGTCATAAGTCATCGGTGCTTCATTGTCCACTAATGTCTCCTCTAGAAAAATTATATACATGACACGATCAACGTACGTCGATGACtctataatatatacatatacatatatatatatatatatatatatatattcataaaaTACTACTTGCCTATAAAGGGGGAAAAAGTTTTTTAGTCAACATGATTCTTGATTGACGTAACTACTCATTTTGATttctgaaatttaaaatcaatagaagtaatGCATGAAATTGTCCacgtcaattattttggtcattttatgaaaaatttctattatattaaatctattatattaaAGAAACCACTAGTTTAAGTAGAATGATTGATTTGAAaaaaatactctcaatttaAGGTAGACTTTTCACGAAAAAATCAAAATGGTTGACGATGGATATCTCGGGATTACTTcttcgattttaaatctcaatgatgagttatgtcaatttcaaataccattttaactaaaaagccaaggaaaaaaaaatggatataTGTTGCTAGATGCTAGTTTTAATTCTTAATCATTCCTTATTATCAAGAGTGAATCCTACATCACAAAacagaaagaaattgtatgtgCCTATAACTAATTAGGCTACtctttgtattatttattaattttatggtaGAACATCAAATTTCTTCacttattaattaatttgtatCAATTACACCAATCCATTGTTtagcaaagtttttttttaggtCGAAATTGTTTAGCGAAGTTGGTGGTGCGATAGTGTGGGATGAAATTCTGCTTGATCTTATCCAGGACGTTATCttttataattatatttgtgtttgaaTTTCAGTTTCTAATATGGTCTTTACATCAAAATATAGAGTATTTTAACTGATAGATAAGCTTAACCGTTCCTTATGAATTTGAACATCGGCGGAGCCATATGGAGGCCACAATAGGCCATATGACTCATCCTGAATTTCACCCACTTCTGTATATTGTGCGCTAGTTTGTACAATAAAGAGTATATAGTCTAGTCGTTGAAATGGTTTACATATTTTAGCGAGTCACAAGTTTGAGACTTGCTTATCCCAACAATCTTCTGATTTTCTCCTATGGCAGCGACTCATTCTTTcggaaaaagaatgaaaatgcCTATGGACAGAAGATATTATTTGTTCTTCCACTTTTTCATATTTACTTTTATTGCAAACGATATTATGATGTATTTTACTCTATATTAAGAGAGAAGAGAATTGTTTGAATTTGAAGCACAGCGAATTGAAGAGAAAATTTACATGCACCATAGCAATCTACAAGTTGCTTACGTCTTTGATCATCAGAAACGTTGTTTTAAAGTTTTGAGCTGAACAACTTGAGAATTCTTGTCCCTGAAGGCTAATATTAATGGACGATTTTATtccacaaaacaaataaatggatggtttttttttattaaaaattaggaaTATTGTTATTACAACGTCCTACGTGCGAAGAACAAAAAGCATCAGTAACTTTTCTTTAGGAGGAAATCGAACATCATCACTTCAAATTTACGAGTAGATAAAATGAACTACTAAAACTATAAACTGCTTACTGCTaagaataaaatgataaaatagAACTCTGAAAATCACCCTACATATGTTATTTTCTCATCCTCGAGCCAGAAACCCTACACAAATTCAATTCAGGCGCATACATGGGTTGTAATATTGTTGTGATTAGGGGGCAACAGGTGTTAGAAGATCTAAGGATTAGTTCAACTGCTAATTATATTGAAGCTTTTTGGTTAAGATCTCACACCCATTGTTATGTAGATGCAACTAAGTTATAAATTTGATTAGTAGTGGCTCGTTAAACCGCCTCTAGAATGttaccaaaaactcaaaaagcTTAAAACCAGAGCAAAACCTACACAATATCCTTGCTAGTACGAGGCGGAAACATGATGCAACAAGATTTTGTTACTGTGGGAAAGTTGATAGTTTCTCGTTGTATTGGTAACCGCATAAGGTCTTCAAGGTGAACGAGTTGTGGTCAATGTAAGCGGAGGAGTCGGATAAACGATAAACTTGTAACCTAGAGAAAAAGGATTGAGTTTGAGAAATGGAGAAGAAGATCCCATCAGCTCGGAACCTGTTGGCCGTCTCATTGTGACCTTTTCGTTCTTTTTGGTCGGAATAGATGATTGAGTAGCGGAGACAGAACGCCTCAACTTTGACGACAATAAGAATTCAATGTTGCGGAAGTACATAAAACATTGGCACATAAAGCCTCACATTACCCAAATAGACAGATACAAATGCATGAGTTTTCTCTAATTTCATGATATATTTATCAGCTACATATCTCgtcagttattgtttctttgCTTCTCCACTTCTTTATGCGCTTTGTTGTTTGCTCCACCTGCATTATAAACAAGAATTTCAATCACGAATCCGAATTATTTTAGTCGGTTAGGGTAGTGTGTTAGTCTCGTTGCACTCTGGTTTGTATCCGTTGCAGGTAAATTAGAGTAGAGTAGAAGAGAATATCGCTATATACTGATGATTACCTCTCTGTCCCAGTTGGTTCTACAAGTCAGAATCAGCAAGAAGAAGATCTGAAGAGCGTTTCCACTCATCATCCCACCCCAAAGTCCCTATGCATCACATAAAATCTCGATTCACTAAAAACGAaagattaaattaattaaactgaaatgaaaattaatagatAGGGGTAGGATTGTTTATTACCACAGCTCCCAGATCTGCTTTGAAGCCAAGAAAGATTGCTAATGGGAGCCCAACCAAATAATAACTACCAAAATTTATATAAGCCACCATCACTTGCCATCCACCTCCAATAGCAACTCCTACAAAAAAATTGATCACCAATTAGGGCTACAAACTAAGTTAAATAAGGAGACTGATTAGCTCATTAGGGATACTAATTGGAAGGTTAAAACTTATTGAAGCGATTAATACCTGTTAATACTTGTGTAGCACTGGTAAGAAGCATCGTTACACCAAGAAGGTAAGCTAAACGAGAAACGGCGAGTTGCATATCTCCACTGCTGGTGAAAATCATGGCAAAGTAGTCTCCGCTTACGAAGATGGCAACCATGGCTAAAGACCCAATGACGAGAGCTAGCAAGACTGCAACACAGACGGAGTATTTGGCTGCTCTTGGACGCCCCTTTCCAAGTTCGTTCGAGACTCGTGTGCTATGTGCAGATGGCAGACCATTAACAATGTTATACTACTTAGCAACACCAGAAAAATGGAATAGCACATTACTTGACACATAAAATAACAGAAGTATTTACCTTACAGCAGCACTTATTCCAAGCAACAACATAATTTCCCAATTCTGAAAATTCATgctgaaagaaaaagaaaaatgaagcaaTAAGCACCACCTCGTCACTTATTTAAGTCGTTTTCAAGGGATTATAATAAATtgtctgcaaaggattctatCCGCAGCTTAGTAGAAATTGTAATAATCTTACCATATAGAAAAGGAACCAACAGAAATGACTGCATTTGGAAGCAGACCGGCGAGAATGCTTATACTCATCGAATACCATAAATCTAGGCAAACCATCATACAAGAGGCAAGTGACAGCTTAGCAAAATCCCAAATCTCTCGAAACGCCAACAATGAAAATCCAGTCCACTCCTCTTTGCAGCAGACCATAACATAACCAACTTGACCAATTGCAACTCCCCAGTTTGTGATGTCATAAGCTACAGCCGCACCTGTTGTTCCCAAGCCAAACACATTGATGAAGAGATGAAGCAACCCGGTTTGTATGATTAGAGCCGCGAA
Proteins encoded in this region:
- the LOC126627956 gene encoding protein DETOXIFICATION 35-like: METPLLTIKAEAAAAADYAPVRSFGEAMKVSWKEAVKLWRVATLVACTSLFQYLVQSITTVFVGHLGDVELSAVSLSLSVICNIPFGFLLGMATALGTLCGQAYGAGQVGQLGIYMQRSWIVLFIACIILSPVFIFAAPILKFLGQEHGIADPAGVYSLKIIPQMFSYAINLPTQRFLQAQSKVLVITLIAFAALIIQTGLLHLFINVFGLGTTGAAVAYDITNWGVAIGQVGYVMVCCKEEWTGFSLLAFREIWDFAKLSLASCMMVCLDLWYSMSISILAGLLPNAVISVGSFSICMNFQNWEIMLLLGISAAVSTRVSNELGKGRPRAAKYSVCVAVLLALVIGSLAMVAIFVSGDYFAMIFTSSGDMQLAVSRLAYLLGVTMLLTSATQVLTGVAIGGGWQVMVAYINFGSYYLVGLPLAIFLGFKADLGAVGLWGGMMSGNALQIFFLLILTCRTNWDREVEQTTKRIKKWRSKETITDEICS
- the LOC126629768 gene encoding protein DETOXIFICATION 35-like, with product MVTPVPLLHAVNGGEFHDYEPVRNFRDARSVAWNETKKLWKIAGPIAFTIICNFGNNTATTMFVGHLGNLQLSAVSISLSVICTFSFGFMLGMGSALETLCGQAFGAGHVNMLGVYMQRSWIILFTSCVILTPIYIFSAPILKLLGQDDDVANLAGTFTIYCIPQLFSLAFNFPAQKFLQAQSKVLVLAWIGFISLLVQIGMLSLFIYVFDWGIYGAGIAFGITGWVIVIAQNIYIMKWCKEGWTGFSWLAFKDIWAFVRLSLESAVMLCLEIWYMMTLILATGHLSNAVLSIDSLAICLNFNGLEAMLFIGINAAISVRVSNELGLARPRAAKYSVYVTVGQSLLIGIVCMVVILITKDYFSVLYTNNEELQHSVSNLAILLGVTMLLNSVQPVISGVAIGGGWQGLVAYVNLGCYYIIGLPLGILLGYVAKWGVKGIWGGMICGTALQTLLLMIVLYRTNWNKEVEQTTDRMKKWAGQDYGDEEIAAVSV